The following coding sequences are from one Triticum aestivum cultivar Chinese Spring chromosome 5A, IWGSC CS RefSeq v2.1, whole genome shotgun sequence window:
- the LOC123107866 gene encoding peroxidase 57: protein MGHTKAAVLVVVLAVAVLGLATDGQAQLQNGYYTGKCRGNDVEAVVRGIVKARFAQDSAIVAHFLRLLFHECGVNGCDGGLLIDGPGTEKTAKPNLSVKGYDLIATIKMELEKRCPGVVSCSDIEILATRDAVNASTGQGYAVRTGRRDRRRSIATDVKLPGPDFTVLQAAAFFGTLGLSSDDMVVLLGAHTVGVAHCSMIKKSRLYSYGGKAGATDPSMDPELASIYKTYVCPNTASSDNNIVFLDDRSSASKLDNSFYKMLQRRRGALMVDQNLYNDGSTRWMVDRLANTDHFRWLFPQALAKLGEVNVLTGTQGEVRRVCSRFN from the exons ATGGGGCACACAAAGGCAGCAGTGCTAGTGGTGGTGCTCGCCGTCGCCGTGCTTGGGCTTGCCACCGATGGCCAGGCGCAGCTGCAGAACGGGTACTACACGGGCAAGTGCCGCGGCAACGACGTGGAGGCGGTGGTCCGGGGTATCGTCAAGGCCCGATTCGCCCAGGACAGCGCCATCGTCGCCCACTTCCTACGCTTGCTGTTCCATGAGTGCGGCGTCAAT GGCTGCGACGGCGGGCTGCTGATCGACGGCCCCGGAACAGAGAAGACGGCAAAGCCGAACCTGAGCGTGAAGGGCTACGACCTCATCGCCACCATCAAAATGGAACTTGAGAAGCGGTGCCCTGGCGTCGTATCCTGCTCCGACATTGAGATCCTCGCAACCAGGGACGCGGTGAATGCGTCCACGGGACAAGGATACGCGGTGCGCACCGGGCGCAGGGACCGCCGGCGGTCCATAGCCACCGACGTGAAACTTCCGGGGCCAGATTTCACGGTTCTGCAGGCAGCCGCTTTCTTCGGCACGCTCGGCCTCAGCTCGGACGACATGGTCGTTCTCCTGGGCGCGCACACGGTTGGCGTCGCGCACTGCAGCATGATCAAGAAGAGCCGTCTTTACAGCTACGGCGGCAAGGCCGGTGCAACGGACCCGAGCATGGACCCGGAGCTAGCGTCCATATACAAGACATACGTGTGCCCCAACACGGCATCCTCCGACAACAACATCGTGTTCCTGGACGACCGGTCCAGCGCGTCCAAGCTGGACAACAGCTTCTACAAGATGCTGCAGCGTCGCCGCGGCGCGCTCATGGTCGACCAGAACCTCTACAACGACGGCTCCACGCGCTGGATGGTCGACAGGCTCGCCAACACTGACCACTTCCGCTGGCTCTTCCCACAGGCGCTCGCCAAGCTGGGGGAGGTCAACGTGCTTACCGGCACACAGGGAGAGGTCCGCAGGGTCTGCAGCAGGTTCAACTGA